The Xenopus laevis strain J_2021 chromosome 7S, Xenopus_laevis_v10.1, whole genome shotgun sequence genome includes a window with the following:
- the tnnt1.S gene encoding troponin T1, slow skeletal type S homeolog isoform X4 — protein MSDTEEVDYEEQQEEEPAEEATEEEFGEHMEEEEERPRPRPMMPQLAPPKMPEGERVDFDDIHRKRMEKDFLELQTLIDVHFEQRKKEEEELIGLKDRIERRRAERSEQQRFRTEKERERQARMAEEKMRKEEEEAKKRADDDAKKKKVLSNMGAHFGGYLVKAEQKRGKKQTGRETKRKVLAERHKPLSTEYMNESQLREKAKELTDWMYQLESEKFDLMENLKTQKYEINVLYNRISHAQKFKKGAGKGRVGGRWK, from the exons AGGAGTTTGGAGAGCACATGGAGGAAG AGGAGGAGCGCCCGAGGCCAAG ACCAATGATGCCACAACTTGCCCCTCCTAAAATGCCTGAGGGAGAGAGGGTGGATTTTGAT GACATCCACAGGAAACGAATGGAAAAGGATTTTCTGGAGCTTCAGACACTCATCGATGTACACTTTGAACAACGtaagaaggaagaagaagaattaaTTGGACTAAAGGATAGAATA GAGCGACGCAGAGCTGAACGATCGGAACAGCAGCGCTTCAGGACAGAGAAAGAGCGTGAAAGACAAGCAAGGATGGCT GAGGAAAAAATGaggaaagaggaagaagaggctAAAAAAAGAGCAGATGATGATGCCAAAAAGAAGAAAGTACTGTCCAATATGGGAGCCCATTTTGGAGGATATCTTGTAAAG GCAGAgcagaaaagaggaaaaaaacagaCGGGGCGTGAAACAAAGAGGAAGGTACTTGCTGAGAGACACAAGCCTCTAAGCACTGAGTACATGAATGAAAGCCAGCTACG GGAGAAAGCCAAAGAACTTACAGACTGGATGTATCAGTTAGAGTCAGAGAAGTTTGACTTGATGGAGAAtctcaaaacacaaaaatatgag ATTAACGTGCTCTATAACCGCATCAGTCATGCGCAGAAGTT CAAAAAGGGAGCCGGAAAAGGACGTGTCGGTGGCCGCTGGAAATAA
- the tnnt1.S gene encoding troponin T1, slow skeletal type S homeolog isoform X8, with product MSDTEEVDYEEQQEEEFGEHMEEEEERPRPRPMMPQLAPPKMPEGERVDFDDIHRKRMEKDFLELQTLIDVHFEQRKKEEEELIGLKDRIERRRAERSEQQRFRTEKERERQARMAEEKMRKEEEEAKKRADDDAKKKKVLSNMGAHFGGYLVKAEQKRGKKQTGRETKRKVLAERHKPLSTEYMNESQLREKAKELTDWMYQLESEKFDLMENLKTQKYEINVLYNRISHAQKFKKGAGKGRVGGRWK from the exons AGGAGTTTGGAGAGCACATGGAGGAAG AGGAGGAGCGCCCGAGGCCAAG ACCAATGATGCCACAACTTGCCCCTCCTAAAATGCCTGAGGGAGAGAGGGTGGATTTTGAT GACATCCACAGGAAACGAATGGAAAAGGATTTTCTGGAGCTTCAGACACTCATCGATGTACACTTTGAACAACGtaagaaggaagaagaagaattaaTTGGACTAAAGGATAGAATA GAGCGACGCAGAGCTGAACGATCGGAACAGCAGCGCTTCAGGACAGAGAAAGAGCGTGAAAGACAAGCAAGGATGGCT GAGGAAAAAATGaggaaagaggaagaagaggctAAAAAAAGAGCAGATGATGATGCCAAAAAGAAGAAAGTACTGTCCAATATGGGAGCCCATTTTGGAGGATATCTTGTAAAG GCAGAgcagaaaagaggaaaaaaacagaCGGGGCGTGAAACAAAGAGGAAGGTACTTGCTGAGAGACACAAGCCTCTAAGCACTGAGTACATGAATGAAAGCCAGCTACG GGAGAAAGCCAAAGAACTTACAGACTGGATGTATCAGTTAGAGTCAGAGAAGTTTGACTTGATGGAGAAtctcaaaacacaaaaatatgag ATTAACGTGCTCTATAACCGCATCAGTCATGCGCAGAAGTT CAAAAAGGGAGCCGGAAAAGGACGTGTCGGTGGCCGCTGGAAATAA
- the tnnt1.S gene encoding troponin T1, slow skeletal type S homeolog isoform X5, with translation MSDTEEVDYEEQQEEEEPEEEEEFGEHMEEEEERPRPRPMMPQLAPPKMPEGERVDFDDIHRKRMEKDFLELQTLIDVHFEQRKKEEEELIGLKDRIERRRAERSEQQRFRTEKERERQARMAEEKMRKEEEEAKKRADDDAKKKKVLSNMGAHFGGYLVKAEQKRGKKQTGRETKRKVLAERHKPLSTEYMNESQLREKAKELTDWMYQLESEKFDLMENLKTQKYEINVLYNRISHAQKFKKGAGKGRVGGRWK, from the exons AGGAGTTTGGAGAGCACATGGAGGAAG AGGAGGAGCGCCCGAGGCCAAG ACCAATGATGCCACAACTTGCCCCTCCTAAAATGCCTGAGGGAGAGAGGGTGGATTTTGAT GACATCCACAGGAAACGAATGGAAAAGGATTTTCTGGAGCTTCAGACACTCATCGATGTACACTTTGAACAACGtaagaaggaagaagaagaattaaTTGGACTAAAGGATAGAATA GAGCGACGCAGAGCTGAACGATCGGAACAGCAGCGCTTCAGGACAGAGAAAGAGCGTGAAAGACAAGCAAGGATGGCT GAGGAAAAAATGaggaaagaggaagaagaggctAAAAAAAGAGCAGATGATGATGCCAAAAAGAAGAAAGTACTGTCCAATATGGGAGCCCATTTTGGAGGATATCTTGTAAAG GCAGAgcagaaaagaggaaaaaaacagaCGGGGCGTGAAACAAAGAGGAAGGTACTTGCTGAGAGACACAAGCCTCTAAGCACTGAGTACATGAATGAAAGCCAGCTACG GGAGAAAGCCAAAGAACTTACAGACTGGATGTATCAGTTAGAGTCAGAGAAGTTTGACTTGATGGAGAAtctcaaaacacaaaaatatgag ATTAACGTGCTCTATAACCGCATCAGTCATGCGCAGAAGTT CAAAAAGGGAGCCGGAAAAGGACGTGTCGGTGGCCGCTGGAAATAA
- the tnnt1.S gene encoding troponin T1, slow skeletal type S homeolog isoform X11, which yields MSDTEEVDYEEQQEEEERPRPRPMMPQLAPPKMPEGERVDFDDIHRKRMEKDFLELQTLIDVHFEQRKKEEEELIGLKDRIERRRAERSEQQRFRTEKERERQARMAEEKMRKEEEEAKKRADDDAKKKKVLSNMGAHFGGYLVKAEQKRGKKQTGRETKRKVLAERHKPLSTEYMNESQLREKAKELTDWMYQLESEKFDLMENLKTQKYEINVLYNRISHAQKFKKGAGKGRVGGRWK from the exons AGGAGGAGCGCCCGAGGCCAAG ACCAATGATGCCACAACTTGCCCCTCCTAAAATGCCTGAGGGAGAGAGGGTGGATTTTGAT GACATCCACAGGAAACGAATGGAAAAGGATTTTCTGGAGCTTCAGACACTCATCGATGTACACTTTGAACAACGtaagaaggaagaagaagaattaaTTGGACTAAAGGATAGAATA GAGCGACGCAGAGCTGAACGATCGGAACAGCAGCGCTTCAGGACAGAGAAAGAGCGTGAAAGACAAGCAAGGATGGCT GAGGAAAAAATGaggaaagaggaagaagaggctAAAAAAAGAGCAGATGATGATGCCAAAAAGAAGAAAGTACTGTCCAATATGGGAGCCCATTTTGGAGGATATCTTGTAAAG GCAGAgcagaaaagaggaaaaaaacagaCGGGGCGTGAAACAAAGAGGAAGGTACTTGCTGAGAGACACAAGCCTCTAAGCACTGAGTACATGAATGAAAGCCAGCTACG GGAGAAAGCCAAAGAACTTACAGACTGGATGTATCAGTTAGAGTCAGAGAAGTTTGACTTGATGGAGAAtctcaaaacacaaaaatatgag ATTAACGTGCTCTATAACCGCATCAGTCATGCGCAGAAGTT CAAAAAGGGAGCCGGAAAAGGACGTGTCGGTGGCCGCTGGAAATAA
- the tnnt1.S gene encoding troponin T1, slow skeletal type S homeolog isoform X10: MSDTEEVDYEEQQEEEEPEEEEEERPRPRPMMPQLAPPKMPEGERVDFDDIHRKRMEKDFLELQTLIDVHFEQRKKEEEELIGLKDRIERRRAERSEQQRFRTEKERERQARMAEEKMRKEEEEAKKRADDDAKKKKVLSNMGAHFGGYLVKAEQKRGKKQTGRETKRKVLAERHKPLSTEYMNESQLREKAKELTDWMYQLESEKFDLMENLKTQKYEINVLYNRISHAQKFKKGAGKGRVGGRWK; encoded by the exons AGGAGGAGCGCCCGAGGCCAAG ACCAATGATGCCACAACTTGCCCCTCCTAAAATGCCTGAGGGAGAGAGGGTGGATTTTGAT GACATCCACAGGAAACGAATGGAAAAGGATTTTCTGGAGCTTCAGACACTCATCGATGTACACTTTGAACAACGtaagaaggaagaagaagaattaaTTGGACTAAAGGATAGAATA GAGCGACGCAGAGCTGAACGATCGGAACAGCAGCGCTTCAGGACAGAGAAAGAGCGTGAAAGACAAGCAAGGATGGCT GAGGAAAAAATGaggaaagaggaagaagaggctAAAAAAAGAGCAGATGATGATGCCAAAAAGAAGAAAGTACTGTCCAATATGGGAGCCCATTTTGGAGGATATCTTGTAAAG GCAGAgcagaaaagaggaaaaaaacagaCGGGGCGTGAAACAAAGAGGAAGGTACTTGCTGAGAGACACAAGCCTCTAAGCACTGAGTACATGAATGAAAGCCAGCTACG GGAGAAAGCCAAAGAACTTACAGACTGGATGTATCAGTTAGAGTCAGAGAAGTTTGACTTGATGGAGAAtctcaaaacacaaaaatatgag ATTAACGTGCTCTATAACCGCATCAGTCATGCGCAGAAGTT CAAAAAGGGAGCCGGAAAAGGACGTGTCGGTGGCCGCTGGAAATAA
- the tnnt1.S gene encoding troponin T1, slow skeletal type S homeolog isoform X9, translated as MSDTEEVDYEEQQEEEPAEEATEEEERPRPRPMMPQLAPPKMPEGERVDFDDIHRKRMEKDFLELQTLIDVHFEQRKKEEEELIGLKDRIERRRAERSEQQRFRTEKERERQARMAEEKMRKEEEEAKKRADDDAKKKKVLSNMGAHFGGYLVKAEQKRGKKQTGRETKRKVLAERHKPLSTEYMNESQLREKAKELTDWMYQLESEKFDLMENLKTQKYEINVLYNRISHAQKFKKGAGKGRVGGRWK; from the exons AGGAGGAGCGCCCGAGGCCAAG ACCAATGATGCCACAACTTGCCCCTCCTAAAATGCCTGAGGGAGAGAGGGTGGATTTTGAT GACATCCACAGGAAACGAATGGAAAAGGATTTTCTGGAGCTTCAGACACTCATCGATGTACACTTTGAACAACGtaagaaggaagaagaagaattaaTTGGACTAAAGGATAGAATA GAGCGACGCAGAGCTGAACGATCGGAACAGCAGCGCTTCAGGACAGAGAAAGAGCGTGAAAGACAAGCAAGGATGGCT GAGGAAAAAATGaggaaagaggaagaagaggctAAAAAAAGAGCAGATGATGATGCCAAAAAGAAGAAAGTACTGTCCAATATGGGAGCCCATTTTGGAGGATATCTTGTAAAG GCAGAgcagaaaagaggaaaaaaacagaCGGGGCGTGAAACAAAGAGGAAGGTACTTGCTGAGAGACACAAGCCTCTAAGCACTGAGTACATGAATGAAAGCCAGCTACG GGAGAAAGCCAAAGAACTTACAGACTGGATGTATCAGTTAGAGTCAGAGAAGTTTGACTTGATGGAGAAtctcaaaacacaaaaatatgag ATTAACGTGCTCTATAACCGCATCAGTCATGCGCAGAAGTT CAAAAAGGGAGCCGGAAAAGGACGTGTCGGTGGCCGCTGGAAATAA